One genomic region from Bombus terrestris chromosome 15, iyBomTerr1.2, whole genome shotgun sequence encodes:
- the LOC100642941 gene encoding vesicular integral-membrane protein VIP36 yields the protein MNVVSCWILISVLELVTAEWNTNDYMKREHCLIRPYQVSGTTIPYWDFMGSTMITNNYIRLTPDSQSKQGAIWNSVPCYVRNWELQVHFKVHGKGKDLFGDGFVIWYARERMKTGPVFGNQDYFQGLAIILDTYSNHNGPHNHQHPYISAMVNNGSLHYDHDRDGTHTQIAGCEANFRNLEHDTHINMRYEWDTLTVSTDFSNKAAWKECFSVNDIKLPTGYYFGISATTGDLSDNHDILSIRLFELDLPIDIKDQEDRSNILPSAAYFDAPREHVDDPKQSTISKIMFFLLMLVVALASIACVVIGIMWYQKHLENSRKRFY from the exons ATGAACGTAGTATCGTGTTGGATATTAATTAGTGTATTGGAATTAGTAACAGCAGAATGGAACACAAATGACTATATGAAACGAGAACATTGTTTGATCAGACCATATCAAG tGTCTGGAACGACAATACCTTATTGGGATTTTATGGGTAGTACGATGATTACGAATAACTATATAAGATTAACTCCAGACTCACAAAGTAAACAGGGTGCTATATGGAATTCTGTT CCATGTTATGTAAGAAATTGGGAGCTCCAAGTTCATTTTAAAGTTCATGGAAAAGGAAAGGATTTATTTGGCGATGGTTTTGTGATTTGGTATGCAAGAGAAAGGATGAAAACTGGTCCTGTTTTTGGTAATCAAGATTATTTCCAAGGATTAGCTATAATTTTGGATACATATAGCAATCACAATGGTCCACACAAT CATCAACATCCTTATATTTCTGCTATGGTCAATAATGGTTCTTTGCATTATGATCACGATCGTGATGGAACACATACACAAATTGCAGGTTGTGAAGCAAACTTTCGAAATTTAGAACATGACACACATATTAATATGAGATATGAATGGGATACATTAACTG TTTCCACAGACTTTTCAAACAAAGCTGCATGGAAGGAGTGCTTTTCTGTGAATGATATAAAGCTGCCTACAGGATATTATTTTGGAATTTCGGCAACAACCGGAGACTTATCCGATAATCATGATATACTTTCTATTCGTTTATTTGAATTAGATTTACCAATTGAT ATAAAAGATCAAGAGGATAGATCCAATATTTTACCATCGGCTGCATATTTTGATGCACCTCGCG AACATGTGGATGATCCAAAACAATCTACAATAAGTAAAATAATGTTTTTCCTTTTAATGCTCGTAGTAGCGCTTGCATCAATTGCCTGTGTGGTAATAGGTATAATGTGGTATCAGAAGCATCTagaaaacagtaggaaacgTTTTTATTAA